Part of the Vigna angularis cultivar LongXiaoDou No.4 chromosome 1, ASM1680809v1, whole genome shotgun sequence genome, ccatataagggattgacatcaCTACCTACCTAAAATCTTAAAGCAATGGGTTAATGGATCTTACATAtttatatagtgctctacttACTTATTTCTATCTAATatgagacttagactcacacttgaattccCAACAGGAGACATAACAttgtttttaagaatttatatattatgagaACACCCCTCAAACTGGGTGTATATGTTTTGAATTCCCAACTTTGAAACATAAAGGAGAAAAAACAGTAAGAGGAACTCTCTTAGTTAGGATATCAAGTAGTTGTTGATTTGTTTGAATTAAAGAAACTTGACCAGACCTTGTTGAACTATTTCTTTCATGGTATGACTGTTAAGATAcgccaaatattctattaaaggatattaggcaatcaaatattgtgttaattataatttagatattataatttgtgcagatttgtgcccacagaattattctttaaactttttattaatgacaatatattttcatatgttTAGTGTGTTTATGAAAGACTTGGAGGTAATCTTTATGACAGAGGGATTATTACAATACACGACAAGAGGTTGAAAACTAGATAAGCAGATATCTTCCATGACATTTGATAGTGAATTGTTTCTTTGATCTCCAACATGTAAGAGAATCACCAAAGTGAATGATGTAACCCGTATCAAATTATATAGTATTGATACATTAATGGGATGAAACATATTAACTTAGGTTTTTCATGACATATGTGATATTGGGTTTTGTGTTGGTTAAGTAAATGTGTTTTTCAATAagctttttattttcaatttgttctCCATCTCCAAACAACAGTTTTTTATTAGTCCTAACAATCtcaaaactaagaaaataaattttaatattaaaatttaaaccaacatttttagtataatatatatatatatatatatatatatatatatattaaaaatataaagatatgtAAATGACcattttgtattttcatttcattcttgttttatGTGAGCTAAGTTGAACTACTTTTTGTACTTTTACATCACTCAGTTTTATTTGATTGGTACTTTGCTTTCTTATTATTTATCAAATCATAAAGAAATGAAACTATtcaccaaaaaatatttatgaaactTAATAATTAACTTCAAAAAGTTACgttaaatgttatataaattaatatttaacatatgATTAATCTTATAaatcctaaaattttatttgtacaaCATTCTCAAGCcaaattatgaaattaagttacaaatttctaaatataattctgaaattatttttcagaaaGAATACTTTCGTAAAAAAGAGCGAGATAAAAAAAACAGTGCCAATAAAATTACCCTTCAGCCGTGCGTGTTTGGCCGAAAAGCTGTCACGTGCCTCCCCTGAGATTCCAATTCAatcaatttatagaaaaaacGTCCAAAATTGAAACTATTATTTAGTCAggcaaataaaaacaaaaaaatggagaGTTCTACATTATTCTTCGATTCAGATTTCGGTTCCAACTTTGATTTTGGTGCTTTCGAATATTTGGTCAAACCCACAACAAAAGTCCATTACCATTAGCTAAGGACTTTACATTACAATCTTactattatttgttttttccttcttGTCCAAGTAACTAAGCCACGCATTTTGACTTTTCAAGAATGCCTTTCGGAAGTCCTCTAAACATCAGTACACCCCTTTTGATTCCTTTCTCAATCCTCTACCAAGTACCAAAGATTCCATAAATTTTCATGCAACTTGCCATGCACACGACCACCCATATGGGAGTGGAGAACgaagaaaaactaaatttataaatataataactctAGTGAGGATAGGATAAAATGACGATCTTGACAAGATGAACTGACTTACTAtactaaaacaaatatatttcatCAGTTCAATTTTTTACCCGAACATAATCCAATCCATCCTTTTACTCCATTAACATCCCAGGGAAGCACAATTCTAATCAAAGACTTTTTATCTTGTACATGCAGTCAAAGACTTTTGAATTTGAGTTGGCTAATTCAAGTATACAAGGTCATTAAATTCTAAACCATGGAAACAGATGCGCGACGCGAAACAATTTGGATGTACGCATTAAACCCAAAATGAACAATCTCTTGATTTGATTTTCAGAGTTTATCAAACTACAAAGAACTCCGGTGTCCGTAGCCAATGAGCATAGATAAAGGAACACTTGAAGTCGACAAATTGCAGCCACCATGGTAAAGGTATATTTATTTCAACCCGTAACTGTAACTAgctagaaagaaaaagaatcacCTATATCCCATAATATGAGCATATCATCCTAGAAGCAAATTAAAAGGTCTAAAAAAATTATGCTCTACTTCTTACTCCGTAGTTTCACTTGCCCACCTCAATGTAAGTTTGGTTAGTATTACGAGCATTGTGTTTCTTCAAGTATTCTTCTATTCACTTCGTGTAATAGCTAATAGAACTCATGAACAATCATGGCGTTCATGCTACTGGCTGTCCCCTTGCTCTTCTTTCCCCTTGCCCTTGTTTACCCTTGTTTGCTTTAAAGCTTGCAGGTGTTTTctgaaaaaaaacatattcagCAAGGTAGGTTAGCAACCTATTCATGACCAAAATAAGATAAGACACGAAAACTATCTAGTTCATACTGTAAAAAGGCTTTATATAAATTACGCAATTTCGAAGCCAAGTTAGATTTTATCACTGTAAATGATATCTTACTCTCGCACTTCAATAGCCTGAAATACGGGCTAGCTCTTGTTCTTAACAATAACAATACAGACAATATTTCATACACATAATTAAACGAAGACAACAGAATCAACGGGACCAATTTTTGAATCAGTTTTATCTTTCTTTCCAAAGGAGGGTGTTTTAAGTATATAATTTCAATCATACATTCAAGCAATTCATCATTTAACAATAATGTTAGACAACTTTGTCGGTCCAGCCATTTGACACCttaattgaagaaaattttaGTCATTCATGATGATCTCTTTCTACAGCTTACTTACAGTTGGTTTATAATAGTTCAAAGATAATTTTGTATGAACCAAGTGAATACTTTACAATTTCAAAGCGTTCAGAAAACATAATGCGAGATGTCGTCTTGGTGTAATTAGCACAATGAGTATTACTAACTTCATTCACAACAAGACCATTATGTTCAATGGTTTTAACCTCCTAGACAAATAAATCTGCCACGACAAACATTCTTTAAACTTAGGAAGATCATATCATCACAAAGAGGATAGGACAGATGTACCTTGGCTCTGAAAGATCTGATGATGGAAACTAGCAATTTGTCACTTGCTATATTTCTCACTCTCTGTATCATCTCATGCCGAGAAATCTTCAATTCCTgcaaagcaaaaaaaaaaaatcactcaaTATCATATGTATCGATTACACAAAATAGAGTGCAAGGGCTAACTCTGGAATATAGCaagatgtttttttatttatttttgaagaatATTTTACCCAAATAAACccagaaaaatatctttaaaaggTAAAATGGATTTTTAAGGCTACATCAAGATAGCATTGCTATGGCGCGCCAAAAGCCACTAGTTTTGATGGCGATTGCAACATTGTGGCTTGAATTGAAAAGTGCTGCTATTAGAATCCTAAAACGATCGATGGTCACTTCACTCAACTATCCTATCCTGCTATACGGTTGCTACAGTGTGCTGTTGGCTAATATGCTAAATTTATAACCATTTCAGCTAAGAAAAAACTAGTTAGTCATGGTCTCAAACTCTAAAAGCACTTACTGTATAATCTTTGCGTATCTTGACAATGATGGCAACTTGATCCGCATGCAAAATCTTCGAAAGCACCGAAATCAAAGCTGGGAACGGCATCCATGGCGAAGAGGGCCTCAAAGGTCCCCCAATATTCACATTCCCTACAAAATCAAGCACACGAAGAGTCCCAGAACACATCAGGAATCAGTCACAAAACTGACAAAGGCAAGCATCACGATAAGAACTCCCAAAGACAAACCTTTCAAGGAAGGAAGCGTGAAACTCAAAACATATTCGGGCAAAACATGAGTGTTGATCCGGTTAGACCAAATAACATACTCCTTGGGAGCCGAAAGATCGTCCACCCCAGAATCGTACTCTTCAGAACTCGAACGGCGTTGATTGGAGCCACGTGGTACCACCTCCGTCTTCCCCAATATAACGCTACACAACAACAAGTACCTCACGCCGTCACTGTCTACACCGGAGCTCTTGACACTGCATTCCGCACACGGAAAAACATAGCAAAATTCAGAAAACTTTCATATCGACAAACCAATATTGGAAAACACACaacaatgaaattaaatgaaaaaaaatatattaatggaACAGTGAAATCACGCGTGCCTTTGGAGTGGGCAATCCAGAGGAGAGAGACGAAGGCCGTTACAGTGCGCGTGGCCGAAACCATGTTGGGCAATATCAGCTATCTCTTCCTTACCGGACGCACCGTACCAAGCGAACCTCACGTTAGCACGACCCTCGTGCAATTCCGCCACCGCACGAGCAAAAATCTGAAAGCACTGAGCACGCGCACGCGCCATGACGGAGGAATGCGCGTTCTTGGCAATCGACAACACCTCGGGCATCAACCCGTTAAGGACCAAGCTCCGGACGAATCTAGTCCGGACACGAAGGCCGTCTTGGGGCGCCGGCACAAAGGCTCCGGAAAACGTCCCCTCGTCGCCGGAAACCCCGCTCTCGCAATCGGAAACCACTGATTCGTCATCCGAAACATAAGTAGGCGTGTCCGATGAATGATGAATGGGTCTGTCCATAATAATGCAGAGAGAAGAGAGGGGGAATTGAAATTGGGAATAGGAGAGGAAGTGCGAGGAAAGAATGGAAGAATTTGGGGAAATTAAAAGAGTTGGTGGGAGAATCTGTAGGTCATGTTTATAGATATACAGAAAACTTGGcgttgaagaaaagaggaaCACGAGGATTGTGTGTAAGAGGTTTTGTTAGAGTAACGGTAACCGgcagaggaagaaaagagaGGTTAGGGTGAAGGCGGTGGAAGAACATGGCTAATACCatatcaaattttttaacaacCGACCTTCGCATTCATCATCTAAACccctctttcatttttatttcgcTTTCTTTACCTATACCTACATCCTTGGGCGTTAAGGCACTGGTCAAACTTtgcatacatttatatttatttattaattcattatataATATGTCAAacctattattttatttccatgCAGCTTTCCCCTTTTAAAAACTTTTCATTTACCTTAGcatcattacatttttttatgtttcttaatCATCAATTCAAGTTTcgtaaaagaaatattaattttgatagtttttttttcaatccttGGCAATACTTGTTATTTTCAAgccattttattttaattgggtATCGCTTTCATGATGTATAAAGTAGATAGTTGCAAAGGTTTAATTTCTTAAGAGCGATTGGATAAAGAGAATGCTTAGTATCAAAATACTAGAAACATACGCTAGTTCTAAGGCAACGTGATgtgaatgacttttaaatttaaaagacttggtaaggaagagaagaaggaaatcTTGCAAAAGAGAAACACACTGCATTCACTCTGTTTGAAATAATAATggaatgatgaaaaataaaatcggATTGTAGAAATGTTGCAACCACAGAAAATaccacattttaattttattatagctACTATTCAACCAAATCATTCTCTTTCTTGTCTTTGATATTTTTAGACTTTGATGTATTGTTGGGCTGGATATTTTGGTTGACGTTTTTAAAATTCTGTTTAAGGAGAGTTATCATTGGAGAAGTCAATATTAAAATCTACCCATTGAGAAAAATCATAATCTCCTTGGGATTTGGCTTGCAACAACTTTCttacaagaaaaaaacataaatgtgtTAATGAACTTATCTATTGatccttttttccttttatttttttgagaatATCTTTATTTCATCCACTATCACTTTCTTTACTATAAATTCtcttttttgaaaagaaaaaagagaggcTTTGCGTATTGAATTTAATTAGGTAGGAGGTGAGATGTATGAGTGTATAACTTATAGTGCAAGGTTTGTCATATTTATACTGAATAAGGAATATATTCTAATGTCTTAAAAAAAGGAACCCCGTCGTTTGCTCCTTCCTTTATAGACTTATGTTTTCTAAACTACGTATTTGGTTAAGTGCTTAGTGTGATCCAAGagtatatatgccttttctatctaaAAATTACAATGGCATCTTATtcacctatttttattttttattttcctaagCATAAAGGGATTACAGGTAAAGAAAGTgaggaagaaaaagtttatGGGTTGTCATATTACGATCGAAAGTGAAATGTAGAGTATTAATGACGTGAAGGTTGATCACTAAGAAATGTACACGAGTAGGGTGAAGCTGAAGCTCTTTCTTTCCTATATGGTGAATTTCAACAACTCAACATTTATTTCGTTGAATTCTAGTTCTCTGTTAAAGATTCAAACACGTATGCTTTGAAGAAAATACGTATCTCTTACCCTGTTCTTATGTTGAGTTATTGGGATTTGAATGGAACCTAAGCTATGtgataatcttttatatttgttaaacttgtttaaaGAATTTCTATCTTCACCTAAAAGTTGAGGAATGAGAAGAACGCCCATACTGGATGTCCCAAATCTATTGAAACAGAACATGTAAAGCAGTTTGAGTGTGAACTTGGATTTTTATGTAGTTGGCCCAATGATGTTTTAATACGGGACCCAAAACTAGCAGGTCATAGTTTTTGTCGGCTACTCAGATCAACTTTGACAAAAATTATGTTAACCCATTTTACTTGCACGCCACTTTTCCCACTCTTAGCTTCGGTTGGACCGATAACAAAAATAGGCCCACACCAAGTAGAgcttttatttattgaattgtaAATTGACTTAATTATGCTTTAAGATCAtgataaatttagaaatttttaattgaGCTTTTATTAAGTTTGTGTGGTCTATTgaggttttaaaattttaagatctTTCAGTGAGTCTTAATAATTAGATGTTCTTGTTAATTATGTGATGCGAATGATCTTGTATTTTCACATtgtttaaatgtaattaatattttgttactaGAGACTATGATAAcgaaatatttcttaaaaaattactttatttaatgaatattaatttttgtaagaagttaaaaaatagaatattagaATTCACATAAGCTTTTGTTGAGAAGTATTCTACGTTAATTTATCATGGTTTCTTAAATATTACTGAGTGATTCATTGGAGTCCTGGAAGGTCATGACGTCagtattttaacttttataaaaatgtacattttaaaaaaaaatcattataatgataaattagttaatttaacttttattcatagaaaatattactttaatgttttactataattttttttttttattttttaaataaatataatttttctatatttcgcaaaatgtaattttatcataaatttaatatgattcttttatatatcttggtatttctttatttattttaataaaattatgtaataaaaatgaGTAATATACACTTTGAAACATTAACATaaccaaaatattaaaacttataactatttaattaattattttagttgaaACCAAAAGTTAACTAAAGTTATAAATGAATTGAGAAGTTAActgaatcaattaaataaatgagtcaaaattgagttataaattcttttacatATTATGTTGAAGTTTCAAAGAGTTCAGTTTGACTTGACACGTATGTTCATTTTCatggataatatttttaaaaaaaattatgttgtaattttttatatatatttttcagtaATGCAATACACCAATATATTTTGAACACtaaatttaataagaaaagataaatttaaactGATGAaggaaagtgaaaagaaaaaaaaagttttatttttgaaaatgctttttcttttccctaTAGCTAGGTCTTAATAAAAAAACCAcactattttttcttctttactttcTTCTCACCACCACACATTGTTGGGTTCACTTAACACGAGTAAACCGATGGTGagcaaaatgaaaatatatctCATTATCCCTCCATTGCTAGGAAGAATGCATGACATGAAAAGAAGTATACATGTAAGAAGGTTGTTCTTCcggtaaatgaaaataaagaaagaaaaactagGAGTGactattatttttactatatgATATACTACTATACCCATATTGTTTTGCCCAATACTAAAGAATTccatgttattttttgtttcctttcttaGTTTCTCTGCTTCCATTTTGGGTTGCACCTGACATCAGAAGACGATGAGAAACGCGGGAAACTATTTTGATGAAGAAATatagtgtttgtgtgtgtgaaaCTTGTAAAAAAAGGTGGGTCCTTAAAGCTCAAATCTGtcagaaaaataacagaaacaaaacACTAATGATTATTCATGGTTGGCTTGGCTGAGGTACCTCTATGGCTACCTACAAACAAATGAAACGAACatgaaacattttataaaatatagtcCTCTGCTGGATAAAGATCCTCTCATCTGCCCCATAGATTCCTCCATCTACATAAAACAACTCACCATTTTATCTCACACtaattatcttttcttttctttactcATTCCACTGCGCCGCACTTCCCACTGTCGCGCATGCGCACATCATATCACATAAAATATCCTCATAACGTACACTCATCAAATCTACTTCCTTTCATCACCTAAAACAACCCAGATATACCTCATCTCTCTATCTgcataacaaaaattatatataatttcaattgcCCTTTGAAATTCAAACtcaaaataatgtttcaaaTAATTGGGTGTGGGATCGGGAGCTATTTGGTAGGTGTATGTGGTGCTATAAAAGGTTGCTGGGGCTTTTCCATTTCGGTTTTGTTTGtatttgcatttgcatttgctGTAGCTGTTCAATTCTGAAGGAAAACTTTGGATGTATTGAAAAGGAGGTTCATGGTGGTGGGGCTGATGCTAACCCTTTGGATTAATTTGACCCACACAATTCCAAATTGACTGCACCCATTACGAGGGATCATGAGTGTTCCAATTTTTGACCAAAATCTTGGTCGGACCACACACACCTTATTAGCCGTTTTCGAAGGTTAATCATCGTCATAATGATGTATAGAATCAAACTTCTCATAAAGTTTTAAGGTAAACGCACTGTGGGATCTAAgtgtttcaaaataaaaatcaaagtatTGTATCATAATCAGTGAGAAAATTATGGCGATGGGATTTGTTAACCTATCATTGGTCTATgtttgttaaaagaaaacataagaaatCATTACTACTGTAAACCAGGCTATGATGGAGCAAATCTATGTTTCGAAATTTAGACTATGATAGAAAAGGAGGTATAtgttttacatatatatactcTAGTAATTACTATATATACTTATTGTTAACAAAAAAAGGGGGTGAAATATTATAAGATAAATTGGAGTATCAAATAGGAAAAAAAGATACAAaattttggaaggaaaaaacaaccctaaaaaaatttgagctttaaatatttttgagaaGAACTTCAGCTTTTAAATTGAGGAGAGATCGAGTCGGTCTTTCAGAAATGTCACTCATTT contains:
- the LOC108332599 gene encoding probable inactive poly [ADP-ribose] polymerase SRO5 codes for the protein MDRPIHHSSDTPTYVSDDESVVSDCESGVSGDEGTFSGAFVPAPQDGLRVRTRFVRSLVLNGLMPEVLSIAKNAHSSVMARARAQCFQIFARAVAELHEGRANVRFAWYGASGKEEIADIAQHGFGHAHCNGLRLSPLDCPLQSVKSSGVDSDGVRYLLLCSVILGKTEVVPRGSNQRRSSSEEYDSGVDDLSAPKEYVIWSNRINTHVLPEYVLSFTLPSLKGNVNIGGPLRPSSPWMPFPALISVLSKILHADQVAIIVKIRKDYTELKISRHEMIQRVRNIASDKLLVSIIRSFRAKKTPASFKANKGKQGQGERRARGQPVA